In Coffea eugenioides isolate CCC68of unplaced genomic scaffold, Ceug_1.0 ScVebR1_1566;HRSCAF=2436, whole genome shotgun sequence, the DNA window TTACATCATTCCTAGCAACGATTTCTCTAATCAAGTGAAATCTCCTAAGCACATGTTTGGATCGCTGATGAGACCTAGGTTCCTTGGCTTGAGCTATAGCTCCATTGTTATCACAGTACAAAGTGACCGGATCAACAATGGTTGGAACCACACCAAGTTCAGTTACGAACTTCTTGATCCAAACTGCTTCCTTAGCTGCTTCCGCGGCCGCAATGTACTCAGTCTCTGTTGTAGAATCTGCTATGGTGTCATGTTTGGAACTCTTCCAACAAACAGCACCTCCattaagagtaaaaatgaaGCCTGACTGTGATTTACAATCATCCTTATCTGATTGAAAACTCGCATCAGCATAGCCTTTGAGCTCTAACTCACCCTTTCCATATATTAAGAACAAATCTTTGGTCCTTCTTAAGTACTTAAGAATGTTCTTAACGGCTATCCAATGACCCTCACCTGGATTAGCTTGAAATCTACTTGTGACACTCAGAGTATAGGAGACATCAGGTCTTGTACATAACATAGCATACATAATTGATCCAATTGCTGAAGCATATAGAATATTGTGCATCTTATCAGTCTCAACTTGTGTCTTTAGACACATGTTTTTAGAAAGGCTTATACCATGAGTCATAGGTAAATTACCCCTCCTAGACTGATCCATGCTAAACATTTTTAGCACTTTTTCTATGTATGTAGATTGTGAAAGACCCAGTAGCCTTTTAGGTCTATCCCTATAGATCTTAATGCCTAATATATAGGCCGCTTCTCCTAAATCTTTCATGAAAAAGTTCTTCGACAACCAGCCCTTTACCGATTGTAACATCGGTATACTGTTTCCCATTATTAATATGTCATCTACATATAAAACAAGGAAAACAACCGAACTCCCACTAACCTTCTTATACACACAAGGTTCATCCGGATTCTTAAGAAATCCAAACTCTTTGATCGTCTCATCGAATCGGATGTTCCAACTATTTGTAGACGTAAAGCCTTCAGATTGTGTCATATGCACATCCTCATGCAATGTCCCGTTAAGGAACGtggtctttacatccatctgccAAATCTCATAGTCATGATATGCTGCTATTGCAAGCAATATCCGAATGGATTTAAGCATAGCTACTGGTGAGAAAGTTTCATCGTAATCGATTCCCTCTTTCTGCTTGTAGCCTTTGGCTACCAGTCTAGCTTTATAGGTAACTACATTACCATCCATGTCAGTCTTCTTCTTGAAGATCCATTTACACACTACATGTTTTATCCCTTCAGGTGGATCAACTAAGGTCCACACCTTATTGTCATACATGGAATTTATTTAGGAATTCATGGCTTCTAACCATTTAGAGGAGTCTGGATTGCTTATTGCCTCTTGGTAGGTAGTAGGTTCGTCATCTTGAATGACTAGCACATCATTGCTATGGCTCACAAGAAATTGGTATCTCTTGGGAGTTGAGCGTGTTCTTACTGACCTACGAAGCTCTTGTGTATCAACAGCTTCTGTATCTACCTCATCATTATGTGGTTGAAGCTGTTCTACTATAGGTTGTTCAATGTTTGTTTGATgatcctgaatttcttccagaTCTATTCTACTCCCACTGCTTCTTTCTTGAATGTATTCTTTCTCTAGAAATATAGCATGTTTTGAGACAAATACCTATTGCTCGATTGGATTGTAGAAATAGTATCCTATAGACTCTCTTGGATACCCAACAAACAAACATTTGTCAGATCTAGCTTCAAGCTTGTCTGACTCTGCCCTCTTCACATAAGCTGGGCAGCCCCAAACCTTCATATAAGATAGATTTGATTTCTTTCCTTTCCATAACTCATATGGTGTGGAGTCGACAACTTTAGTGGGTACTCTATTAAGAGTATAAGAGGCTGCATCTAATGCATATCCCCAAAATGATTTTGGGGCACTTGAGTGGCTCATCATAGAACGAACCATGTCCAATAAGGTTCGGTTTCTCCTTTCAGATACACCATTTAACTGTGGTGTGCCTGGAGGAGTCCATTGTGGAACTATTCCATTATCCTTTAAATAAACTCCAAACTCGTCACTTAAGTATTCTCCACCACGATCAGATCGTAGTACCTTAAtacttttattggtttgtttttctACTTCATTCTTGAATTCTTTAAACTTTTCAAAGGATTCAGATTTGTATTTCATTAAATACACGTAACCATATCTCGAATGGTCATCTGTGAAGGTGATGAAGTATGGAAAACCACCTCTACCAGTAATCGACATTGGTCCGCATACATCAGTATGTACTAGCCCAAGTAAATCACTGGCTCGTTCCCCTTTTCTATTaaagggcattttggtcattttgccaAGTAAACAAGCTTCGCATGTATCATATGATTCATAATCAAATGAGTTCAAGTATCCATGTTGGTATAACTTGGAGATGCGTTTTTCATTTACATGACCAAGCCTACAGTGCCAGAGGTaggttttatttagtttattttttctCATTCCTTTTCCACTCACATTGAGAATTTGATGATCAAGATCTAGAATATATAAACCGTTATTTCAACTTCCAGAACCATAAAACACaccatttttagaaaaagaacaaCATTTATTCTCCTGGGTTACCCGAaacccatttaaatccaaacagGAAATAGAAATGATGTTTGTAGTAAGTGCCGGAACacaataacaatttaataattctAAAATCAATCCACTGGGTAAAGTGATATAATAATTCCCTACAGCTAAAGCAGCAACTTTTGCTCCATTGCCCACACGTAGGGTGACTTCTCCTTTCCCCAACTTTCTACTATCCCTTAGACCCTGCATAGATGTGCAAATGTGAGAACCACATCCGGTATCTAATACCCAAGAGTCTGATTTGGAAGTAGACACATTAATCTCAATCATAAATGTACCTGATGATGAAGCTTCAGCAAGCTTCTTTTGCTTCAGGCTCTCCAAGTATGACTTGCAGTTCCTTTTCCAATGTCCAGTTTGATTACAATGGAAGCAGGTTGCTTTGGACTGGTCCGCCTTTCCTTTTTGGGCTTTTGGGTGGGCTTGTTTTtggatttcttaaatcccttttcttgcctcttcctcttcttagagGAAGTAATGACAAGCACACCAGTAGagccttttccctttttgattTCTTTCTCAGCAGTTTTCAGCACATTCAACAATTGAGGCAAAGTGTGCTGCAGATTATTCATCTGATAGTTCATAACAAACTGTGAGAAAGAATCTGGCAGAGATTGGAGCACTAAATCAACATTCAGCTCCTGATCTATCTTAAAGCCTAATTCGGCCAATTTTTCAATTAGCCCAATTATTTTTAAGACATGCGGAGCAACAGGTGCTCCCTCTGCCATCTTGCACCTGAACAATTCTTTAGAGGTATCATATCTAACCGTCCTTGATTGTTGTTCAAACAACTCTCTCAGGTGTTGTACAATATCATACGCCCCCATGTTCATGTGCTGCTGCTGAAGCTGAGGAGTCATGGAAGCTACCATGATACATGAAGCTTCCCTATTGTCATCCTTATGTTTCTTATAAGCATTTCGAGCAGCAGCAGGAGCATTTGGTTCAGGTTCCTGGGGCATAGGCCTATCAAGTAcatattcaattttttcatgAGTGAGAACGAGTAGGACATTGCGATGCCaataaagaaagtttgtgtCGTTAAGTTTGCAATCAGTGAGAATGGTACGAAGGCTCAAATTGTTACTCATTCTAcaacaaaatgaagagatagaatttgttagaaaaatgttttgtttaataaaatcataaaaacttcaaaaattatgattttatttccACTATATTTCTCAAATCAATTACCCTCTTAAATTGATTCGGGAATTTTAAAATTCCATAGTGGCTAGGATCCCATCTTAATTTATTTCGATCTTGAGTGTATCCCAACAAATcgaaaaaaattatgaaagGTAGGTACTTCACCAATTACAACTTATTTGTAATTCTTAGTTCAGTTGGGCGTCAACTCTTGACTTTAAATCTATAAGAACCAACCCAACACTTACCTCTAAAATTAATGATTTTGAGTGAATCCCAACAAATCATAATTTTAGTTAAATCAAACCCATCATTCTTTGAGAACATTTCTCATAGCAAAAACACGTAGTAAGTAAGGCAGCCTTGGGTGAATCCCAACAAGCTAGCACTTAATAACTACTCTAGTTTTAAACTATAATGATGGAAGGTATTTCATTGATTTAATATTGCAGTTGAGGGATTTGTCTCctttttccaaaatattttataattaaaatttggaaaaattgctcGTATGGTCTCATCAATAAACATGCATATAACCATTTCAAAAACGtataaacatgaatttaaatcgtggatggttgtggatattCCTAAACTAATTTCCCCGGCCATTAGGAAAATTAGCATGTGACTAAAATCTTTAATACCGAGACGAACCCCTTCGTTATAGTAtgcctcctttcttcttttcaaagttaCAATTtctatataaattatataaattccTATCATCTATTCCTATCTATTGTACATTACAAATAGTATAGAAGAAACCCCGAGTTACATTCGGGGGGAATTTAGATGAGAAAAGAAATTAcaattagaaaataagaaaggcAGGACACGCAGGccctattttaaaattaattacaaCCATTCAAACCTAGAATGATTGTAACCATCCAAAATGCCACAATCATATTGCGTACTatatccacaaccatccaccatgcattttcacaatttaaacaactttaaataaaagaaaagcatgTAAAATAAGCAATCTCAATTCATAGATTAATTGGATTTAATTCCTAAGGTCCCAAACAAAATTTGGGTCCATGCATATGCGAgaaattttggtaaaattaattttttattaggtCATGGTTATTCCTAactaaattaggaaaataattggaaagataattccaattaatcaaattaattgTGAATCAATTCCCAACCTAATAAATATGAATAATAGATCCCATGACACTTTTTAACAATTAAAAAGGGATCTAATTcaaaaaattgtcaaaagttttaaaacttcaaattctCAAAACAATAGTTTCCTAAACCACTACTGCTCTTGTTTTCTAGCAGTTCCGGCAACTACCTCTGGACACCACCACTTCAGCCACCACCGCTGAGGTCTCCACCGACCATCAACGGCAGCAACTCCCAGCGGCAACCACCAGGGTGATCACTGGAAGCAACCACTCGGCTGCAACACCAAGGTGCAAAGTTTTCCCGTGCTTGATTGCTGCTACTCTTCGTTATCACGCCTGTTTGCTGGATAGCGGAGCTATCACCGCAACAGCCACCACCACTGGAGTCTCCACTGACCACCAGTGGCAGCGGCTCCTGGTAGCAGCCACCGCAGGTCATGGGCAGCAACCGTGAGGAGGCTGCTGTGCCCTTGCCGATGCCTGCAGCAAATTTGCTGCGGTTTTGTCCTAGAGAGCTCATAGCTCTTCTACCCAGCAACCACCACCAGGCGTACAACATACCACTGCCACCAAGGAAAACCACCATGGCCTCACATGGCAGCAGCAGTTGGCGGCAACCCTTGCAGCCGCAACATCGCAGCAGCCGAAGGTTTGCTAACGCAAACTTGCTAtgtcggtttttttttttttttggtccaatGATCATCCTGCAACTTTTGCAGATGATCAACTATGACCATGGGTGACCCAAATCCAcgaaagaaggggaaaaaggaaaaaccagGTGCTTATGAAAACCTACGGCTGCGGCTGCTTCATGCGCTTAACGCAGTTTTTCAAAACCTTTCatgaaaacccttttttttttctcttgaaaAACGAAAGttaattttcccaaaatttCGCATATTAATTAAATCCAATCAGCAGTATTAATCCATGAATCCAAAATTGCTTAACATCATCCGTAAAATTCTTAgggatggctctgataccactgttggGTTTTAGGGACACTACGCAAcggaaaattaaaaatttttccctaaaaccatccaggaatcaccctagattttacgtatgatgTACTAAAACTAGAGTTTTAGGATTACCTTAATCCAAGCGGCGTCTCCCTGCAGTGTTGTTTGAGGATGGTCAGCCCTTGAGCAGTCCAGTCGTCCTGTCTCTACTGATATCCACGCTAGAGCAACCCTGGATCGTCTCACGAACTATGTCTTGAAGAGAAAAAGATGCTAGCCTTCTTACTCTTTTGAACGtgtatttttttctctctctctcatgtgACGCTCACGCTCTGTATCTGTATATCAGCTCTCCAAAAATcaattggagagagagagagatatatGATAATATAGAATGATGAGTCTTCTTgtctgattcaaaatcaaaacaataagaCTTCTCATCACACAAGACTCTATCTATCATTATCTGATAGATGAGAGATAACCATTTACTCTTATCTGTTCAAATAGGCctgggattaattttcttttaaaattaaaccccgACAATTTACATAGTTTcaatccaggattaaatctctattgcgtgtgacccaataggtcccgaatgcattggtaataattatggtttaataattagataaaataaatgactttattttatcataacttataataaataattaatccataattataaatcacgagcggtgtctagcaacacatcgCGATTGCCCAATTATTcggaattagtcaagggaatttgacctaacctttccgtgaaaaattaccgtgtaattattatcctttcaccaaagatatccaattagtcaggaataaggaataagtgccaattccctgatgactaattaaattttctagttcccgaaatttacccttaattaggttaaattgaagacattcttcaatttacctaatagtcgactttagggttaatttctcactagtggccaaccggatatcaactccttctatcagagtggtaaatcctatctcaatcacccattttctttacaTGCTTCACACTACATCCAACTTCTACACTTTAAGGCACTCACGAAGAGTAACAAGTAattagagtcaaaatgtagcgattcacactcaagatactatggtgatctcaagtcgtaggatcacttacacaatttttcactagagatacaccattggcactagatagatatcctaacggGATCTCTAAATGGATCACTCCAATGCATTTGTACTTTccaaatcatctacacattagccTAGGTATCATCATACCATagttgatgagaacaaccactaattacattaattagaggctaactatgtactagttttaccgtactaaagatgtcctatttcattagtactataactaggaaattttaagaatattactataaatgtgattgatatctcatagtcaTCAACTCTTGTGACTACCATCACATTAGTAAACATTCTAAGGACTTTATCAGTTATATCTGatatttaacagataaataagaagttattaaaatataaaacatataatttaggaatgtataaaataaaaataaatacattgttttagggcatacattccaacaGAAGTAGGAGTACTAAAATCATCCTTATGGGTTGTCCCAGATACCAATTTATCTCGAGAAATAATGGAACTGAATGCTTGCTTCAAATCCAGACTTTGACTGAATGCTTGCTTCAAATTCAGGCTTTGTTTAGCAGTAGATTGTTTTACTTCTGATCCTATTCCTCTACCCATGTATTGCTGCTGCCATATCTGATTGAACTGGGCCATGCTGTCAATCCCATCCCTAGAATATTCAAGATCGCAGATGAGATCCAAAATTGCATCAGAAGGGTTCTGATCTGCAGGTATTGGTTGTCCAAGGTTCTCCATAAAGAAGGGCAAATTTGATGGAGATCCACTATAGACTACTTGTCCATGAGACAAGAATAACAGCTTGTCCAATAGGCCAAGAATTTGAAAACTTGGCTGGTGTATAGACATGATCAGCATGCTTCCTGTCTGAGCAATGCTCTGTAAAACCTTCACAACCTTGAAAGCACTAGTGGAGTCGAGTCCTGAGGTTGGCTCATCGAGAAATTAAAGAATAGGATCGTTTATGATCTCAATTCCAATAGAGACTCGCCAGCGTCCTCCACCAGCCCCCCCGGTGCTTTTCATCTCCGATGATGGTTTGAACTGCTGTTTGATGGTCTAATTGATCTATCAAATCATGaactctttttttcttctcgAATTTGGAGAGAATTTGAGGGAGCCTCAATTCAGCAGCAAACGTCAAAGTTTCTTCAACAGTTAGCATTGGAAAAAGGAGGTGATCTTGCATAACATAGGCAGAGATCGCTCTGAGTAAGCTGGAATCCAATTGTTCACCACTCAGGGTGATCATTCCATTCAAGCTTCCCTTGAATATCCGATTAGCCAATGCGTCAATCAGGGTCGACTTCCCTGACCCTGAGGGGCCTAGCACGGCCAAAATTTCACCTCTATGTGCCTCACCAGAGACATCATTAAGCAGAACTTTCATCTCTATCTCCTTAGAAGAAAGGTTGCTCTTATTGGTGCCGGAGAAGATATTAAACCAGTAAAGTTTATGGCTAATTTTGACGCTGTAAGAGAGGTTACCGAAGGAGAGAGTGAGAGGATAAGCCTGATTTTGGATGTTGGGGTTCCTCATTTGGACGACTCAATGAGCCGCAATAACCTCAGCGTTGTCCTCCTCCTCTGAATCACCAGTGCTCACCAAAAGGGGAGTTGGTGATGCAGAGGTGGTGGACGTTGCAGCTAGTTCAATCTCCACCATTGTTCTGCGCTAGCTACTAGTTGGGAATTAGATACTCTTGTTTATAATATGGCATATCGAATCAGTAATTGATTGACTAGAAAGCAGGAATAGAATGAAGCTTTATTTCTTTATTAATTGGTAAAAAATAGAGTAGTTACATTTTTCTTAATTGATACATAATAGAGAGTAGCATTCAAAGTATTATGAACTGTAGTCAAGGATGAGGAAGACGATCTGTTTTTCTAAAG includes these proteins:
- the LOC113755550 gene encoding uncharacterized protein LOC113755550, with translation MSNNLSLRTILTDCKLNDTNFLYWHRNVLLVLTHEKIEYVLDRPMPQEPEPNAPAAARNAYKKHKDDNREASCIMVASMTPQLQQQHMNMGAYDIVQHLRELFEQQSRTVRYDTSKELFRCKMAEGAPVAPHVLKIIGLIEKLAELGFKIDQELNVDLVLQSLPDSFSQFVMNYQMNNLQHTLPQLLNVLKTAEKEIKKGKGSTGVLVITSSKKRKRQEKGFKKSKNKPTQKPKKERRTSPKQPASIVIKLDIGKGTASHTWRA